One region of Gammaproteobacteria bacterium genomic DNA includes:
- the pqqA gene encoding pyrroloquinoline quinone precursor peptide PqqA: protein MKWETPDYSDIRFGFEVTMYINNR from the coding sequence ATGAAGTGGGAAACCCCTGATTATAGCGACATTCGTTTTGGTTTTGAGGTAACGATGTACATCAACAATCGTTAA